A section of the Pimelobacter simplex genome encodes:
- a CDS encoding aldo/keto reductase yields MTPRRTLAVAGREVLRVGLGGARWSITDPADDGPAERLLAQAIEAGVTYVDTARAYTTRGVEGHNERLVRRVLDRLGAGAGARDEVLVATKGGHFRDGDRYLVDASPAALRADCRRSLGLLGRERIDLYYLHFPDPRVPLTDSAGALADLRREGLVGAVGLCNVTADQVREALDVVPVAAVQNPFSAAAPPAPELVALTAAHGIALLAASPLGGVRPPGAVERLSPEAGRAARAHGVPVPTVLLAWLLGLGDHVGVVTGARRPATLAASVLAADLPLTRAEHRAITDDLQEHP; encoded by the coding sequence GTGACGCCTCGGCGCACGCTCGCCGTGGCCGGCCGGGAGGTCCTCCGGGTCGGCCTCGGCGGTGCCCGATGGTCGATCACCGACCCGGCGGACGACGGCCCGGCCGAGCGCCTGCTCGCCCAGGCGATCGAGGCCGGCGTGACCTACGTCGACACCGCCCGGGCCTACACCACCCGCGGGGTGGAGGGGCACAACGAGCGGCTGGTGCGCCGGGTGCTCGATCGGCTCGGTGCCGGCGCCGGCGCTCGGGACGAGGTGCTCGTCGCGACCAAGGGCGGGCACTTCCGCGACGGCGACCGCTACCTGGTCGACGCCTCCCCGGCCGCGCTGCGGGCGGACTGCCGGCGCAGCCTCGGCCTGCTGGGCCGGGAGCGGATCGACCTCTACTACCTGCACTTCCCCGACCCGCGGGTGCCGCTGACCGACAGCGCCGGCGCCCTCGCGGACCTGCGCCGCGAGGGTCTCGTCGGTGCAGTCGGGCTGTGCAACGTGACGGCGGACCAGGTGCGCGAGGCGCTGGACGTCGTCCCCGTGGCGGCGGTGCAGAACCCCTTCTCGGCCGCCGCTCCGCCCGCGCCCGAGCTGGTCGCGCTCACCGCGGCCCACGGGATCGCGCTGCTCGCTGCCTCGCCGCTCGGCGGCGTGCGGCCACCGGGCGCGGTGGAGCGGCTCAGCCCGGAGGCCGGCCGGGCGGCGCGGGCGCACGGTGTACCGGTGCCGACGGTGCTGCTCGCCTGGCTGCTCGGCCTCGGTGACCACGTCGGCGTCGTCACGGGCGCCCGGCGTCCGGCCACGCTCGCCGCCTCGGTCCTCGCGGCCGACCTCCCCCTCACCCGCGCGGAGCACCGCGCGATCACCGACGACCTGCAGGAGCACCCATGA
- a CDS encoding YihY/virulence factor BrkB family protein: MGVVGNIDRGQRKNSVVGFPLAVIYKFFDDQGNYLAAILTFYAFLSIFPLLLLATSILGFFLDGNPRLQEQVLDSALGQFPIIGDALGRPAGIQGSTGGIIVGSLTALYGALGLGLALQNVQSAAWAVPRNSRPHPLMTRVNSLFLLLVAGTFIFAISVGSAVLTETNLVGALSRHTWFHWLVRLLTVVILGSVMTVLLRMAAARAIRDRGIRAAPGGFTVAVMWQFLQWIGTAYVTNVVASTDRNNMATFGLVLGLMGLLYIGAVMGVLGIEVNVVLARKLWPRALLTPFTDSVDLTEADRRAYAMYAQMQRHKGFETVAVRFDGRDGDSHEIVLDPRTEKVHKQHIPGRPPRPEAAEEPTQPFRLPPPPSI; the protein is encoded by the coding sequence GTGGGTGTCGTCGGCAACATCGATCGCGGGCAACGGAAGAATTCCGTTGTCGGCTTTCCGCTTGCCGTCATCTACAAGTTCTTCGACGACCAGGGCAACTACCTGGCAGCGATCCTGACGTTCTACGCGTTCCTCTCGATCTTCCCGCTGCTGCTGCTCGCCACGTCGATCCTCGGCTTCTTCCTCGACGGCAACCCGCGCCTCCAGGAGCAGGTCCTCGACTCGGCGCTCGGCCAGTTCCCGATCATCGGTGACGCGCTCGGCCGGCCGGCCGGGATCCAGGGGTCGACCGGGGGCATCATCGTCGGTTCCCTGACGGCGCTGTACGGCGCGCTCGGGCTCGGCCTCGCGCTCCAGAACGTCCAGTCGGCCGCCTGGGCGGTGCCGCGCAACAGCCGCCCGCACCCGCTGATGACCCGGGTCAACAGCCTCTTCCTGCTGCTCGTCGCGGGCACCTTCATCTTCGCGATCTCGGTCGGCTCGGCGGTGCTCACCGAGACCAACCTGGTGGGCGCGCTCTCCCGGCACACCTGGTTCCACTGGCTGGTGCGGCTCCTGACGGTGGTGATCCTCGGCTCGGTGATGACCGTGCTGCTCCGGATGGCGGCGGCCCGCGCGATCCGGGACCGCGGCATCCGCGCCGCACCGGGCGGGTTCACGGTCGCCGTGATGTGGCAGTTCCTGCAGTGGATCGGCACGGCCTACGTCACCAACGTCGTCGCCAGCACGGACCGCAACAACATGGCCACGTTCGGCCTGGTCCTCGGCCTGATGGGCCTGCTCTACATCGGCGCGGTGATGGGTGTCCTCGGTATCGAGGTCAACGTCGTCCTCGCCCGCAAGCTGTGGCCGCGGGCCCTGCTGACGCCGTTCACCGACTCCGTCGACCTCACCGAGGCCGACCGCCGTGCGTACGCCATGTACGCCCAGATGCAGCGGCACAAGGGCTTCGAGACGGTCGCGGTGCGCTTCGACGGACGCGACGGCGACTCCCACGAGATCGTGCTCGACCCGCGCACCGAGAAGGTGCACAAGCAGCACATCCCCGGCCGGCCCCCGCGTCCGGAGGCCGCCGAGGAGCCCACCCAGCCGTTCCGGTTGCCCCCGCCGCCGTCGATCTGA
- a CDS encoding PLD nuclease N-terminal domain-containing protein yields the protein MLRLLPPVLILILWLFCVVDVITSREDGIRHLAKTWWLLIVLFFPLAGSIAWLVAGRPAAERPMTRLEGAAPGFPEYERRGRFASEDPAKDEEFLRKVRERAEEQRKRHEQQRRQDETDGGAGQPT from the coding sequence ATGCTGCGGTTGCTGCCCCCGGTCCTGATCCTCATCCTCTGGCTCTTCTGCGTCGTGGACGTGATCACCTCGCGCGAGGACGGCATCCGCCACCTCGCCAAGACCTGGTGGCTCCTCATCGTGCTCTTCTTCCCCCTCGCCGGCTCCATCGCCTGGCTCGTCGCCGGCCGCCCCGCCGCCGAGCGCCCGATGACCCGCCTGGAGGGCGCGGCGCCGGGGTTCCCGGAGTACGAGCGGCGGGGGCGGTTCGCGTCCGAGGACCCGGCCAAGGACGAGGAGTTCCTGCGCAAGGTGCGCGAGCGGGCTGAGGAGCAGCGCAAGCGGCACGAGCAGCAGCGGCGGCAGGACGAGACCGACGGCGGGGCCGGCCAGCCGACCTGA
- a CDS encoding long-chain-fatty-acid--CoA ligase: MISTTMGHGDLTIARLLEHGARWHADREVVVAGSAGEPDITLTFAEVAAGAARLAHALAGLGVTPGTAVGTLLWNDRAHLEAYLAVPAMGAVLHTANPRLSAAQLRHTLAAAHDRVLLVAADLVDQVRPLLADLPEVDHVVVVGGPDDAYDALVSGRPATYPWPEVAEDTAASICFTTGTTGDPKGVVYSHRSILLQCLSAASTNALRLGSEDRLLVVVPMFHATAWCYPYAAWWFGADLVLPGRVPPPEEMVALLRRQRVTFANGVPAVWSEVARALDVDPEPLPHLRQVVIGGAAVSAALLDAFDRHGITVLQGWGMTETSPLVTVGRPLPGTTPAEERSARLSQGRLLAGVDLRLVDPDTGTELPCDGTTVGEIEVRGPWVSASYLDGAGADRFHDGWLRTGDVGTVDPRGYLRLTDRAKDVIKSGGEWISSVELENLISGLPGVAEAAVIGVPDERWDERPLAVVAGAGAGLDLDLPALRAAVTEQVPRWWVPERWAVVDVLPHTSVGKLDKVALRRAHAAGDLDVQTP, translated from the coding sequence ATGATCAGCACCACGATGGGCCACGGCGACCTCACCATCGCCCGGTTGCTGGAGCACGGCGCCCGCTGGCACGCCGACCGCGAGGTGGTCGTCGCCGGCAGCGCTGGTGAACCCGACATCACCCTCACCTTCGCGGAGGTCGCCGCCGGCGCCGCCCGGCTCGCCCACGCCCTCGCCGGGCTCGGCGTCACCCCCGGGACCGCGGTCGGCACGCTGCTCTGGAACGACCGCGCCCACCTGGAGGCGTACCTCGCCGTCCCCGCCATGGGTGCGGTCCTGCACACCGCCAACCCGCGGCTTTCCGCGGCCCAGCTGCGCCACACCCTGGCCGCCGCGCACGACCGGGTGCTGCTGGTCGCCGCGGACCTCGTCGACCAGGTCCGGCCGCTGCTGGCCGACCTGCCGGAGGTCGACCACGTCGTGGTCGTCGGCGGTCCCGACGACGCATACGACGCCCTCGTGTCCGGCCGGCCCGCGACCTATCCCTGGCCCGAGGTCGCGGAGGACACGGCGGCCAGCATCTGCTTCACCACGGGCACGACCGGCGACCCCAAGGGAGTCGTCTACAGCCACCGCTCGATCCTGCTGCAGTGCCTGTCCGCGGCCTCGACCAACGCGCTGCGGCTGGGGAGCGAGGACCGGCTGCTGGTCGTCGTACCGATGTTCCACGCGACGGCCTGGTGCTACCCGTACGCCGCCTGGTGGTTCGGCGCCGACCTCGTCCTGCCCGGCCGGGTGCCGCCGCCCGAGGAGATGGTCGCGCTGCTGCGCCGCCAGCGGGTGACCTTCGCCAACGGCGTCCCCGCGGTGTGGTCCGAGGTGGCCCGCGCACTCGACGTCGACCCCGAGCCGCTGCCCCACCTGCGCCAGGTCGTCATCGGCGGCGCCGCCGTCTCGGCCGCGCTGCTCGACGCCTTCGACCGGCACGGGATCACCGTGCTCCAGGGCTGGGGCATGACCGAGACCTCGCCCCTCGTCACCGTCGGCCGCCCCCTCCCCGGCACGACCCCCGCCGAGGAGCGCTCCGCCCGCCTCAGCCAGGGCCGCCTCCTCGCCGGGGTCGACCTCCGCCTCGTCGACCCGGACACCGGCACCGAGCTGCCCTGCGACGGCACCACCGTCGGCGAGATCGAGGTCCGCGGCCCGTGGGTCAGCGCGTCGTACCTGGACGGCGCCGGCGCCGACCGCTTCCACGACGGCTGGCTGCGCACCGGCGACGTCGGCACCGTCGACCCCCGCGGCTACCTCCGCCTCACCGACCGGGCCAAGGACGTCATCAAGTCCGGCGGCGAGTGGATCTCGTCGGTCGAGCTGGAGAACCTCATCAGCGGCCTCCCCGGCGTCGCGGAGGCCGCCGTGATCGGCGTACCGGACGAGCGCTGGGACGAGCGCCCCCTCGCCGTCGTCGCCGGCGCCGGCGCCGGCCTGGACCTCGACCTGCCGGCCCTGCGCGCCGCCGTCACCGAGCAGGTCCCGCGCTGGTGGGTGCCCGAGCGCTGGGCCGTGGTCGACGTACTGCCGCACACGAGCGTGGGCAAGCTCGACAAGGTCGCCCTCCGCCGCGCCCACGCCGCCGGCGACCTCGACGTCCAGACGCCCTGA
- a CDS encoding AEC family transporter yields MGGVLEGFATIAIVIALGALLADRGIVDAHGQRSLSLASFYLASPALLVTVLADSDPSRVLSGPLVATAAGVIVSAGLMVVIARARRLDSGTTVVASLCSAYVNAGNLGLPIAAYALGDAALVVPALLMQLLVLQPLALTVLDVVTSPERPSIAKILSRPVTNPLTIASFAGLLLATTDTSLPHPVQAPLELVGGMAVPAMLIAYGVALRLGPLPGRGVTPRVLATVTTLKMVVQPVAAYVVGRFVVGLDGHDLFAVTLLSALPTAQNVFVVAMRYDRAILLARDAIFVSTLASAPVAIGIAALLA; encoded by the coding sequence GTGGGAGGTGTCCTCGAAGGCTTCGCGACGATCGCGATCGTGATCGCCCTCGGCGCCCTCCTCGCCGACCGCGGCATCGTCGATGCCCACGGCCAGCGCAGCCTGTCGCTCGCCTCGTTCTACCTCGCCAGCCCGGCGCTGCTGGTCACCGTCCTGGCCGACTCCGATCCCTCCCGCGTGCTGTCCGGTCCGCTGGTCGCGACGGCGGCGGGCGTGATCGTCAGTGCGGGGCTGATGGTGGTCATCGCGCGGGCCCGCCGCCTCGACTCCGGTACGACGGTCGTGGCGAGCCTGTGCTCGGCGTACGTCAACGCGGGCAACCTCGGCCTGCCGATCGCGGCCTACGCGCTGGGGGACGCCGCCCTGGTCGTGCCGGCGCTCCTGATGCAGCTGCTGGTGCTCCAGCCGCTGGCGCTCACGGTGCTCGACGTGGTCACCAGTCCCGAGCGGCCGAGCATCGCCAAGATCCTGTCCCGGCCGGTCACCAACCCGCTCACGATCGCGTCGTTCGCGGGGCTCCTGCTGGCGACCACGGACACCTCGCTGCCGCACCCGGTGCAGGCGCCGCTCGAGCTGGTCGGTGGGATGGCGGTGCCCGCCATGCTCATCGCGTACGGCGTCGCGCTCCGCCTCGGCCCCCTGCCGGGGCGTGGGGTGACGCCGCGGGTACTGGCGACGGTGACGACGCTCAAGATGGTGGTCCAGCCCGTGGCGGCGTACGTCGTGGGGCGGTTCGTGGTGGGTCTGGACGGGCACGACCTGTTCGCGGTGACGCTGCTGTCGGCGCTGCCGACGGCGCAGAACGTGTTCGTCGTGGCGATGCGCTACGACCGGGCGATCCTGCTCGCGCGGGACGCCATCTTCGTCTCGACGCTGGCCTCGGCGCCGGTCGCGATCGGGATCGCCGCGCTGCTGGCATGA
- a CDS encoding IclR family transcriptional regulator — translation MAQNSFTRGLDVLIAIARNGQVTVAEVAEELGLATSTAYRYVRSLRDYGLIEESQGVYVPGWRLMEISGEHLTHTRLAEICGEYLRTLTYQTGETAVLAVRAGSHAICLRQSVSTAPDHYAFRINELLPLYAGAGQRLLLAYAPRPIVEVALANLVAYSEATVRAADLPAVLAQVRRDQFAVSRGEFKEGAIAVAVPVFSNGEVAASLTLAGPSDRCDNPDWVRRATRLLRSAAADMSAELEK, via the coding sequence ATGGCGCAGAACTCCTTCACCCGCGGACTTGACGTCCTCATCGCGATCGCCCGCAACGGTCAGGTGACCGTCGCGGAGGTCGCCGAGGAGCTGGGGCTGGCGACGAGCACGGCGTACCGGTACGTCCGCTCGTTGCGCGACTACGGACTGATCGAGGAGTCCCAGGGGGTCTACGTGCCCGGCTGGCGGCTGATGGAGATCTCCGGCGAGCACCTGACCCACACCCGGCTGGCGGAGATCTGCGGTGAGTACCTGCGCACGCTGACCTACCAGACCGGCGAGACCGCCGTGCTCGCCGTACGCGCGGGCTCCCACGCGATCTGCCTGCGCCAGTCGGTCTCGACCGCGCCCGACCACTACGCCTTCCGGATCAACGAGCTGCTCCCGCTCTACGCCGGCGCCGGCCAGCGCCTGCTCCTCGCCTACGCGCCCCGGCCGATCGTCGAGGTCGCGCTCGCCAACCTCGTCGCCTACTCCGAGGCGACCGTCCGGGCGGCCGACCTGCCCGCCGTCCTCGCCCAGGTACGACGCGACCAGTTCGCCGTCTCCCGCGGCGAGTTCAAGGAGGGCGCGATCGCGGTCGCCGTCCCCGTCTTCAGCAACGGCGAGGTGGCCGCGTCGCTGACCCTCGCCGGGCCCTCGGACCGCTGCGACAACCCCGACTGGGTACGCCGGGCGACCCGCCTCCTGCGCTCGGCCGCGGCGGACATGTCCGCCGAGCTCGAGAAGTAG